The nucleotide sequence CCTTGCGCGGAGTTTCAACAGCACCGGCCGGGAATCGGAGCGCGCCGCCTTCTCCAGAGGGCTTGCGTACATTCTCCACGCTCAATATCCCAATGGCGGTTGGCCGCAGTTTTATCCGCCGGGGAAGGGGTATCATCGTCACATCACCTTCAATGATGGAGCGATGGTCCGATTGCTGGAATTCCTCCGCGAGGTTCACACCGCCGGGATTTACTCCTTCGTTCCCGCTGTGGATCGCCAATCCGCGGGCAGGGCGTTTGAAAATGGCGTCTCCTGCATCCTGAAATGCCAGATCCGGGTGGATGGGAAGCCCACCGTCTGGTGCGCCCAGCATGACGAACTGGACTATAGGCCCCGCCCGGCCAGAACCTTCGAACCGGCCTCCTTCAGCGGTGCCGAATCCGTGGCCATCACCCGGCTGCTCATGTCGCTCGACAAACCTTCTCCTGAAATTGTCGCCGCCGTGGAGGGGGCGGTCTCCTGGATGGATGCCGCGAGGCTCACGGGCATCCGGTTGGTGAAACAGTCCGATCCTCAGGCGCAGAATGCCGCCGATCTGGTGGTCATTGGCGATCCCGCCGCTCCACCGCTCTGGGCGCGTTTTTATGATCTGGAGACACAACAGCCCGTATTTTGCGACCGGGACGGCGCGCCAAAATCCTCGTTGGCGGAAATCGGCCGTGAACGGAGGAACGGTTATTCATGGTACGGAAGCTGGCCGCGGGATCTGCTCGAAAAGGACTACCCCGGATGGAGAAAGCGGCACCACCCCTGAACGGACCACGGGGAGGAAGGGGGATGGGTGGCGGCCTGCTTTTTGGAATGCCGTATTTTTCAAACCTGCGTCGAACTCGCGCGGTTTTGGCGCAGCTTGTGCTATCGGAGTGACGGGGAATCAAATTCTGCAAATCGAGCGGAAACTTGCGTCCCTGGCCCCCATGAATAACGCCCGTTTTTTAGTAAAATGATCCGAAGTATTTTTTCCATCCCTCGGCTCGGGAATCGGACGTCCGGATTATTTTTGGTGGATTGTGATCTGGTTTTCAACGATTTGTGATGATGTTTTCAGGCCTGCTGCAAACCGTTTTGGCAAAGTTTGTTCATTTTTTCTTGAACTTAGGCTTTCGGTCTATCAGCTTCAGCGCAGGTTGACCGCGCCTCCTTGAATATCGGCGGTCCCCCCCTTGTTCCCCCCGAACGAATAACGACATACCCTGTTTTCGTGGTTTTCTCTGACAACTGGTGAGACAACCAAGGGCGGCAGCGTATAGAGATTTTGACAGGAGAAAGCTTCTCTTTGGGATTGAAACGTCAGTTGAATCAGTAACCTTCCCTATTGCCATGGCTATTCCCGGATCTGGTTTGATTATCGGCGGCGCTGCCGTCCTGCTCGTTTCGATAGAAGCGATCGCCTGGTGGTGGATGCATCCGAGGGACTCGGGCGATTCTTATCCTGTCCTCACTTACCAAACGCACCAATCCACAGCGTCCAAGGACAATGCCGCCACCCAGGGTGGAAAGGCTGGCGATGCCCGTAAGGAACCGATATTCACGCCGCTGCCGGAAATTTATCAGACATCCGCCCCGAAATTGCGGTGCTCCGGCGGGGAGGTGCTGCACGCACAGCTCGATGATCGGACCGGCCTCCATATCGCTTACTTCGAATGGGATGGGACGGATACCGGTAGCGTTCTGGAGGCATTCCGCCATACCCCGGAGATCTGCCTCGGATCACTGGGCATGGAGCTGGTCTCCAAGGAGAAGCCCATCACGTGGGAGCTCGATGGCCGGTCGCTGGTCTTCGACCACATCATCTTCCGCGAGCCTTTGAAGGGCAGGGGAGTCGGCTATTCCCAACAAGTGCACACATTCCGCGCCGTATGGGTCGAGGGGATGGATGGCACGGACTATCGCGAGGGCTTGTTGGGCGATCAGATGAAACGTCTCGGCCCCATCCGTCTCAAGAGCGCGCTGTCCCGCTACCGCCCCGCCCACGCCCGTGTCATCCAAGGTGCCGTGAGGGGAGTTCCCAGCGGGGCCGCCGCCTGGGAGCTTTTTGAAAAAGTCACCCTGAGCGATCTCAAGTTCGTCAAACATTCGTCCTGAATGTGACCCTCATGGAGCATGGCCGCCAACCAAATGACAGCGGCCACCAGCCAAACCGGATGTTCCTGGGACATCTAAATTCCATTCATCATGTCATCGACTGCATCTAATAGAAATGCGACCATCCCGCATGGCGCGGATTCCGGTTCCCGGACACGCGAGCTTCCGGTGAGGACCTATTCACCGGAGCCGCTTCTGGGGCACCCGTTGACACTTGTCAAAAACATCGCCAAGGACCTGATGGCGGGAAGGGAGCTCGCCTGGCGCTTGTTCGTCCGGGATCTGAGCGCGCAATACCGGCAGACGTTCTTTGGGTATATCTGGGCCTTCCTGCCGCCGTTGGTGGCGTCCATGACCTTCATCTTCCTGGACTCCCAGGGCATCGTGAAAGTCGATACCGGAGGCGTTCCTTACCCCGCTTTCGCGATGATGGGGACGCTTCTGTGGCAGGTTTTCGTGGATTCCATCACGAGTTCTCCCGCCGCCTTGGGAGGGGCGAAAAGCATGCTGACAAAGATCAATTTCCCACGCGAAGCGATCCTGATGGCGGGTCTCTACATGGTTCTCTTCAATTTCATGATCCGGATGGTTCTGCTTTCGGCCGTCATGATCTATTGGAATGTGACCCCGTCGGCGACCGTGATGTTCTTTCCCGTGGCCATGGCCGCGTTGATGACCGCGGGCTTTGCCATCGGCCTCACGCTCACCCCCATCTCCGGATTTTATGGTGACGTCACACGCGCCATTCCCATGGCGGCATCGTTCGGCATGTTGCTGACCCCGGTGGTCTATCCCGCCCGTACCGAGGGAATCGCCGGCTGGCTGGCCGTCTGGAACCCCATCTCGCCGCTGATCATCAGTGCGAGGCAGAGCCTGACGGGACACGAGCTCACCCATCTGCCCGCGTTTTTCCTGATTTTAATCTGTGCTCTGGTTGTCTCCTTTGTTGGTCTCGTGGGTTTCCGGATCGCGATGCCACACCTCATCGCGCGTATGGGAGGTTAAATTTCCGGGCGTCTCGTTTCCATTTCTCCATTTTCCTCAGACACGACCAATCATGGAAGTTCACCACCCAAACGAAGCCCAAGCGAACGAAGTTCTCATCAGGGTTGAAGGCGTATCCAAAAAGTTTTGCCGGGATCTGAAAAAGTCCCTGTGGTATGGTACGAAAGACGTTCTTTCCGAACTAAATCCCTTCGAGAAAACATCGTCAGGCTCCGCACCCGATCTTCGCCCGGGAGAGTTCTGGGCCAACAAGGATGTAACATTCGAACTGCGCCGGGGAGAATGTCTGGGGCTTATCGGGCGCAACGGTGCCGGAAAGACGACCCTCCTGAAGATTTTAAACGGATTGATAAAGCCGGACTTCGGACACATTGAAATGAGAGGCAGGGTCGGGGCGATGATCGCACTCGGTGCCGGCTTCAATCCGGTCCTGTCAGGTAGGGAAAATATATATGTGAACGGCTCCATTCTCGGTCTGACAAAGGAAGAGATTGATTCGAAAGTTGATGATATCATCGAGTTTTCCGAGATCGGCGATTTTATTGACGCGCCCGTCCAGAGTTATTCGTCGGGCATGCAGGTGCGCCTCGGATTCGCTGTGGCAACGACTCTGGAGCCGGATATATTGATTCTGGACGAGGTTCTTGCGGTTGGTGACGCGTCCTTCCGAAACAAATGTTACAAGAGGGTCAGCTCTCTTCGTAAAAACGCTGCGGTCATTTTCGTGTCTCACACCATGGAACAAGTCGGACGGATCTGTGACCAGGTCCTCATGCTGAAAAAAGGACAGGTTCACTATATCGGAAATGTTGCCGACGGGGTCCGCGCCTACGAAGCGGAGAACGAGGACGAAAACTCAGGTGATGATTCATTCCTCTCATTCTCACCTCCAATCAACGGTTTTGAAATCCGGAATATTACCGAGTCCTTGCGTTCTGGACAAAGTTTGACGTTCGAAATTTTAATCGAAGCGCTGGAACTGGTTCCTCGGTATACGATCCGTGTGATGTTTTACAATGCCTCGGGCGGTTTTGCTGCAGATGGTAATCTGGAGATGTCCGACGAGGAATCTGTGCTGCAGCCCGGTGGAAATCGGGTCAACGTGGAGCTTTCGTCCGTGCCGTTGAAGGCTGGGAAATACCATTTCGCGCTCAATCTGATCGATCCTGCAGGAGAGCTGGTCGTTTGGTCCTACAAGCAACACGTGGTGAGGGTGACGGATTCTCATCCCGCCGCGATTTCTGACTGCCAGATTCCGATCAAGGCTTCGAAATAACTCGCAATTGTCCACGAGTCGGCTCCGGGAGCTTCTCAAGTAACCCCAGAAAGGTAAAATCCATGATCATCAAAGCAATTGTTCCGGTTCGTGCCGGTTCACAACGGGTAAAGAACAAGAATATCAAACCTTTCGCGGGTTCAAGCCTTCTTGAACTTAAGATCCGTGAACTCCAAGCGTGTGCTCACATCAGCGAGGTGGTTGTCAATTCCGACAGCGACGAGATGCTCGAACTGGCGGCGAACTGCGGAGCGAGACCTGAGAAGAGGGATCCCTATTTCGCAAGTGCCACGGTCCCCATGAATGAGGTTTACGAATACCTCGCGAAAACGACGGACGCTGATGTGATCGTGCACGCTCCCGCCACAAGTCCGTTGATCACCAGTGCCACGTTTGATGAGTTGATCACGCAGTTTCTTGGCCTTGATCCTGCTGAATATGATTCGCTCAATACAGTGCACGACGTGAAGGAATTTCTTTGGCTTGGGAATGCTCCGTTGAATTTTGGAATTGAAGCGATTCCCCATTCGCAAGATCTGCCTGACGTCTTGGCGTTCAACTGGGCTGCTGGAATTATGCACAGAGAGAATCTCATCCGCCGCAAGGCGATAGTCGGCCTGAAGCCCTATCTTCATAAACTCAGTCACGAGGAAGCGTTCGATATAGACACTCCGGAGCAGTTCGAATTCGCAGAATATCTGCTCCGCAAGCGGAAAATGGATCAGGAAACAACTCTTAGCCCCCAATGAACATTCTGGATTCCATCTACGAGGAGGTCCTCAAGCATCTCCCGCAGATCCTCTCCCTGCGGAACCAGCGCGTCCAAAAAGACGATGGCTCGTTCGTCACCGAGGGCGACCTGCTCGTGCAACGTCTGGTGATGGACCTGATCCAACAACAGGAACCGGGCCTCGTGTTGCTTTCGGAGGAAATGCCGCTGCTTCCAGCTGATTGGTTGACCGGTCGAATACTGGTGGTAGATCCGATCGATGGAACTGAGAATTTCACTTCGGGTTTGCCCGAATGGGGCGTCGCACTTTGCCTCTACGAGAATGGCGAACACCTTGATTCTCTCCTCTTCTGCCCTGAAATGGGATTGAAAGTCCGTCATGGCGACAGGAGCGCGATCGAGTATTCACGGATCGCTGGAATCTCTTCCTCCCTCACGAGGGAAGATCTGTTGCGCTTGGAACCCGGTTACGAATACAGGATAATGGGTTGCTGCGTGTATAACATGATCAACGTCCTGCGTGGTGCCTACGCCACCTTTGAGAATCCCAAAGGTGCCTGGATATGGGATATTCTCGGGGCTCTGAACATCGCCCGCAAAGCTGGTCTTAATGTCACTGTGAACGAACAACCTTATGAAGGAAGATTCTTGGAACCTAATCGAAAGTATCGCTTCAAGATTTCGCGGTAAACCGATTTATGTAATCGGCAAGGGAGCTTCCCTGGACAGCTTGCCCACGGGTTTCAGACCCGATGGTTTGACGTTGTCCGTGAACGACGCGGAGCTGGCGATTCCGTCGCATATCGCGATCGCGACCCAGCCATGGGTGGCAGAGCGGCTTGATGACGATGGAGCGAAGGCCGAGCTATACCTTGTAAATCATCTGCAGGGACTTCCCAACGAGAGGCTTCTGGAATCGATCCCCGGCCCCCTTTCTCAAGATGGCCTGTTGATTCGCCGAATCGAGGACCCTCAACTTTATGCCGAGCCAGTTGCCATTGCCACATCGGTCAAGATCGGGCGCCATCTGGCGATGATATCCGGCATTCCGCAGAAGCTGGTCTTTCTTGGGTTTGATTTCGGGTTCAGCGTGGGTGAGCACGCCACGGCGGTAAGCGAGGAACAAAGTGCCGAGGCTTCGGTAAGACGCTCGATCATTGTGTCTCAGGAGAGCATGTTCGTGCAGCTCAGCCATTATTTCGAGGATAAGGGCTATGGCGAACTCGTCCACGTTGGCGGAAAGCCATACAGCCGCATCAATGTCCAACGATTCTTGTCTGAATATGGCACGGCAGCAGGCAAACGCCGGGAGCTCCCCACGAGCTATGCCCAAGCGGCCGACGAGCCGGTCTGGGTCGTCGCCGAACTTACGAACAATCATCTGGGCGACATCCAGCGTCTGCGCCGAATGGTCCAGCTTGCCAAAAGCGCGGGAGCAGACCTGATCAAGGTTCAAAAGAGGGATGTGGACAGTTTTTATTCAAAAGACCAGCTCGACA is from Luteolibacter yonseiensis and encodes:
- the pelA gene encoding pectate lyase; amino-acid sequence: MSTFPYFTSTLAAVCMIAPSPCAFAGGAADYLKKNDAWFASAECGRIAANILSFQSAAGGWPKNTDTTGNPDAGDRENLKPTFDNGATTDELRFLARSFNSTGRESERAAFSRGLAYILHAQYPNGGWPQFYPPGKGYHRHITFNDGAMVRLLEFLREVHTAGIYSFVPAVDRQSAGRAFENGVSCILKCQIRVDGKPTVWCAQHDELDYRPRPARTFEPASFSGAESVAITRLLMSLDKPSPEIVAAVEGAVSWMDAARLTGIRLVKQSDPQAQNAADLVVIGDPAAPPLWARFYDLETQQPVFCDRDGAPKSSLAEIGRERRNGYSWYGSWPRDLLEKDYPGWRKRHHP
- a CDS encoding ABC transporter permease, with protein sequence MSSTASNRNATIPHGADSGSRTRELPVRTYSPEPLLGHPLTLVKNIAKDLMAGRELAWRLFVRDLSAQYRQTFFGYIWAFLPPLVASMTFIFLDSQGIVKVDTGGVPYPAFAMMGTLLWQVFVDSITSSPAALGGAKSMLTKINFPREAILMAGLYMVLFNFMIRMVLLSAVMIYWNVTPSATVMFFPVAMAALMTAGFAIGLTLTPISGFYGDVTRAIPMAASFGMLLTPVVYPARTEGIAGWLAVWNPISPLIISARQSLTGHELTHLPAFFLILICALVVSFVGLVGFRIAMPHLIARMGG
- a CDS encoding polysaccharide ABC transporter ATP-binding protein gives rise to the protein MEVHHPNEAQANEVLIRVEGVSKKFCRDLKKSLWYGTKDVLSELNPFEKTSSGSAPDLRPGEFWANKDVTFELRRGECLGLIGRNGAGKTTLLKILNGLIKPDFGHIEMRGRVGAMIALGAGFNPVLSGRENIYVNGSILGLTKEEIDSKVDDIIEFSEIGDFIDAPVQSYSSGMQVRLGFAVATTLEPDILILDEVLAVGDASFRNKCYKRVSSLRKNAAVIFVSHTMEQVGRICDQVLMLKKGQVHYIGNVADGVRAYEAENEDENSGDDSFLSFSPPINGFEIRNITESLRSGQSLTFEILIEALELVPRYTIRVMFYNASGGFAADGNLEMSDEESVLQPGGNRVNVELSSVPLKAGKYHFALNLIDPAGELVVWSYKQHVVRVTDSHPAAISDCQIPIKASK
- a CDS encoding cytidylyltransferase domain-containing protein, with the translated sequence MIIKAIVPVRAGSQRVKNKNIKPFAGSSLLELKIRELQACAHISEVVVNSDSDEMLELAANCGARPEKRDPYFASATVPMNEVYEYLAKTTDADVIVHAPATSPLITSATFDELITQFLGLDPAEYDSLNTVHDVKEFLWLGNAPLNFGIEAIPHSQDLPDVLAFNWAAGIMHRENLIRRKAIVGLKPYLHKLSHEEAFDIDTPEQFEFAEYLLRKRKMDQETTLSPQ
- a CDS encoding inositol monophosphatase family protein, with the protein product MNILDSIYEEVLKHLPQILSLRNQRVQKDDGSFVTEGDLLVQRLVMDLIQQQEPGLVLLSEEMPLLPADWLTGRILVVDPIDGTENFTSGLPEWGVALCLYENGEHLDSLLFCPEMGLKVRHGDRSAIEYSRIAGISSSLTREDLLRLEPGYEYRIMGCCVYNMINVLRGAYATFENPKGAWIWDILGALNIARKAGLNVTVNEQPYEGRFLEPNRKYRFKISR
- a CDS encoding N-acetylneuraminate synthase family protein, yielding MKEDSWNLIESIASRFRGKPIYVIGKGASLDSLPTGFRPDGLTLSVNDAELAIPSHIAIATQPWVAERLDDDGAKAELYLVNHLQGLPNERLLESIPGPLSQDGLLIRRIEDPQLYAEPVAIATSVKIGRHLAMISGIPQKLVFLGFDFGFSVGEHATAVSEEQSAEASVRRSIIVSQESMFVQLSHYFEDKGYGELVHVGGKPYSRINVQRFLSEYGTAAGKRRELPTSYAQAADEPVWVVAELTNNHLGDIQRLRRMVQLAKSAGADLIKVQKRDVDSFYSKDQLDSYYWSPFGNTLGDYRRGVELTDEALEALEDECRRNDIHWFCSVLDIQSYRALERFSPQLIKIPSTISNHHRYHDGIVRNYQGGFVVSTGMTDSGYEQHVLDQFGHAAPLFLLQCTSAYPTPPEACQLAVIRHYRILAERHPNLIPGYSSHDSGSLGSMLAVAAGAKMIEKHVKLGDVEWVHFDKVAVDLENGEFAAFVADVRKAEVLTGREIKLVQDQEHHKYVVQENN